A stretch of the Flavobacterium aquiphilum genome encodes the following:
- a CDS encoding TonB-dependent receptor — translation MNTMKNWLLSGLLFLMVSTVFAQGKITGTITDSQGPLPGANVAVKGTSENVSTGFDGKFTINSSVKSGELVVTYIGYENQTISFTISNGAADLGRIVLVANSNELSEIVVKSTVVDVAKDRKTPVAVSTIKASEIREKLGTQEFPEILKNTPSVYATKSGGGFGDSRINIRGFDQKNIAVMINGMPVNDMENSSVYWSNWAGLSDVTSAMQVQRGLGSSKLAISSVGGTINIVTKTSDQKEGGSIGSSFGNANYLKTQASYSTGVLENGLSASILYSHTQGDGYIDGTKFAGDNYFIGLGYQTKNKKHDFQFTMTGAPQWHNQRSTFITIATYQKYGSVDNPNTKYNSDWGMLNGEEYNMKRNFFQKPVMSLNWDFAINETTKLSAIAYGSWGRGAGTTATGGINGKFSTDASFRKADGTIDFDKIYAYNTGQPIQYNTNGVPTGAFFTRTKLNGQFVNSANAGAIANNATGIPGGAPASSAGISRIMSTNNHNWYGGVVNLDKKFGQYLTWDIGVDARTYFGGHFQNVNDRLGGDVFYDNKNVNFQPQGRYLYETYSASAPWNAWSNADNVEKIGFHNDSKVNWIGVFTQMEYSNDNLTAFIQGAVSNQAFQRIDSFIYKESDPLSKTSFESILGGNVKGGANYNFDEHHNVFANAGYYSKQPFFNAVYPNNKSVVNPNLKNEKILGIEGGYGYRSKIVNLNLNYYYTTWKDRNYRFNDGAAANPNGYFDFEGINEMHTGVELEANSKLTDRLRLNGMFSFGNWEYSGEAKSTRFDQNNVALSTGTLYLNNVKVGDAAQMTASLGAAYEVLTRVTIDGNFNWNNNLYASIDPTKFSAADNKGSLELPSYGLVDAGFSYKMLVGKHKDNSVNFRFNLYNVFDRTYIAESKTNIFASDATTGGTYESTGQVYKGIATANQVWFGFGRTYSFSMRFDF, via the coding sequence ATGAATACAATGAAAAATTGGTTACTCTCCGGATTACTGTTTTTGATGGTTTCGACCGTATTTGCACAAGGCAAAATTACTGGGACGATTACTGATTCACAAGGTCCTTTACCAGGAGCAAATGTTGCTGTTAAAGGTACATCAGAAAATGTTTCAACTGGTTTTGATGGAAAATTTACAATAAATTCATCTGTGAAATCAGGCGAATTGGTTGTTACTTACATCGGTTACGAAAACCAAACAATTAGCTTTACTATTTCAAATGGCGCAGCTGATTTAGGAAGAATTGTTTTGGTAGCCAATTCAAACGAATTGAGCGAGATTGTTGTAAAGTCAACAGTAGTTGACGTTGCAAAAGACAGAAAGACTCCTGTTGCTGTTTCTACAATCAAAGCATCTGAGATTCGCGAAAAATTAGGGACTCAGGAATTTCCTGAAATTTTAAAGAATACACCCTCAGTATATGCTACAAAAAGCGGTGGTGGTTTTGGAGATTCAAGAATTAATATCCGTGGATTTGACCAAAAAAATATCGCTGTAATGATTAATGGGATGCCAGTAAATGACATGGAGAATAGTTCCGTTTATTGGAGTAACTGGGCTGGATTGTCAGATGTGACTTCGGCAATGCAGGTACAAAGAGGATTAGGTTCTTCAAAATTAGCAATTTCATCAGTAGGTGGAACGATAAACATTGTTACAAAAACTTCAGATCAAAAAGAAGGAGGTTCTATTGGCTCCTCTTTCGGAAATGCTAATTATTTAAAAACACAAGCATCTTACAGTACAGGAGTTTTAGAGAATGGTCTTTCTGCTTCCATCTTATACAGCCATACTCAAGGGGATGGTTACATTGATGGAACAAAATTTGCTGGGGATAATTATTTTATTGGTTTAGGATATCAGACAAAAAATAAAAAACACGATTTCCAATTTACAATGACTGGGGCGCCACAATGGCATAACCAAAGAAGTACTTTTATTACTATTGCAACTTACCAAAAATATGGCTCTGTAGATAACCCAAACACAAAATATAATTCTGATTGGGGAATGTTAAATGGAGAGGAGTATAATATGAAAAGAAACTTCTTTCAAAAACCAGTTATGAGTTTGAACTGGGATTTTGCAATTAACGAAACTACAAAGCTTTCTGCGATTGCTTACGGATCTTGGGGTCGTGGTGCTGGAACAACTGCTACTGGAGGTATTAATGGTAAATTTTCTACTGATGCTTCTTTCAGAAAAGCTGATGGGACGATCGATTTTGATAAAATATATGCATATAATACAGGACAGCCTATTCAGTATAATACTAATGGGGTTCCAACAGGTGCTTTTTTCACAAGAACTAAATTGAATGGACAATTTGTCAACTCTGCAAATGCGGGAGCTATCGCAAATAATGCTACAGGTATTCCCGGAGGTGCACCAGCATCATCTGCGGGTATTTCAAGGATTATGTCAACAAATAACCACAACTGGTATGGAGGTGTTGTGAATTTAGACAAAAAATTCGGTCAATACCTAACTTGGGATATTGGGGTTGATGCGAGAACATATTTTGGAGGTCATTTCCAAAACGTAAATGATCGTTTGGGAGGAGATGTTTTTTATGATAATAAAAACGTTAATTTCCAGCCACAAGGAAGATATTTGTACGAAACTTATTCTGCATCTGCTCCTTGGAATGCTTGGTCAAATGCGGACAATGTTGAGAAAATTGGTTTTCACAATGATAGTAAAGTAAATTGGATTGGAGTGTTTACTCAAATGGAATACTCTAATGATAATTTGACAGCTTTTATACAAGGAGCTGTTTCTAATCAAGCTTTCCAAAGAATTGATTCGTTTATTTATAAAGAATCGGATCCTCTCTCAAAAACATCTTTTGAAAGCATACTTGGAGGTAACGTAAAAGGGGGGGCTAACTATAACTTCGACGAACATCATAATGTGTTTGCTAACGCTGGTTATTATTCAAAACAGCCTTTCTTCAATGCTGTTTATCCAAACAATAAATCAGTTGTAAATCCAAATTTGAAAAATGAGAAAATATTGGGTATTGAAGGAGGATACGGATATCGTTCTAAAATAGTTAACTTAAACCTTAACTACTACTACACTACTTGGAAAGACAGAAATTACAGATTTAATGATGGAGCTGCTGCAAATCCAAATGGATATTTTGATTTTGAAGGAATTAATGAAATGCACACAGGTGTAGAATTGGAAGCGAATTCTAAATTGACTGATAGATTAAGACTAAACGGAATGTTCTCATTTGGTAATTGGGAGTATTCAGGCGAAGCAAAAAGTACTAGATTTGATCAAAATAATGTGGCTTTAAGTACAGGTACACTATATTTAAATAATGTAAAAGTGGGAGATGCTGCTCAAATGACAGCTAGTCTAGGTGCTGCTTACGAGGTTTTGACAAGAGTTACAATAGATGGAAACTTCAACTGGAACAATAATTTGTATGCTTCTATTGATCCAACCAAATTCAGTGCTGCAGATAATAAAGGTTCTTTAGAATTACCTTCTTATGGATTGGTTGATGCAGGATTCTCATACAAAATGCTTGTAGGTAAACACAAAGACAATTCAGTAAATTTCAGATTTAATTTGTATAACGTTTTTGATAGAACTTATATAGCTGAATCGAAAACTAATATTTTTGCAAGCGATGCAACAACAGGAGGAACTTATGAATCAACAGGACAAGTTTACAAAGGTATTGCAACAGCAAACCAAGTTTGGTTCGGTTTCGGAAGAACTTACAGCTTTAGTATGCGTTTCGATTTCTAA
- a CDS encoding septal ring lytic transglycosylase RlpA family protein, which translates to MKKVITLLFLLASIGMVRGQSSIINSKKFSINKDTVKKTNKVVEKVVEPVAVVPDTTVVETGKFVFFKKNCHASYYHDKFNGKRTASGKRFDNKKLSAAHRKFPFGTKLRITNEANGKSVIVEVIDRGPFARGREIDLSKRAFMEIASNKGGGAVVVKIEELQK; encoded by the coding sequence ATGAAAAAAGTAATCACGCTTTTATTTTTACTGGCCAGTATTGGTATGGTAAGAGGTCAAAGTTCTATCATAAACAGTAAAAAATTTTCTATTAATAAAGACACCGTAAAAAAAACAAATAAGGTAGTCGAAAAAGTGGTGGAACCAGTTGCGGTAGTCCCGGATACTACAGTCGTAGAAACAGGTAAGTTTGTTTTTTTTAAGAAAAATTGTCATGCCTCTTATTATCATGATAAGTTTAATGGTAAGAGAACAGCCAGCGGAAAACGATTTGACAACAAAAAATTATCTGCTGCCCATAGAAAATTCCCCTTTGGAACTAAGTTAAGAATTACAAATGAAGCCAATGGAAAATCCGTAATTGTTGAAGTAATCGATCGTGGCCCTTTTGCAAGAGGGAGAGAAATCGATTTAAGCAAAAGAGCTTTTATGGAAATTGCTTCGAATAAAGGGGGTGGTGCGGTAGTTGTGAAAATAGAGGAATTACAAAAATAA
- a CDS encoding CYTH domain-containing protein — MIEIERKFLVTSDAFKKESFAQNRIKQGYLSSVPERTVRVRIKGNKGFLTIKGISNQSGMSRFEWEKEISIDEAEKLLLLCEAGVIDKTRFEVKAGGHIIEIDEFYGKNEGLVMAEIELKSETESFEKPIWLGEEVTNDKRYYNAYLSNNPFMNW, encoded by the coding sequence ATGATAGAAATAGAAAGAAAATTTTTGGTGACTTCAGATGCCTTCAAAAAGGAATCTTTTGCCCAAAACAGAATTAAACAAGGCTATTTAAGTTCGGTTCCCGAAAGAACAGTAAGAGTGCGTATAAAAGGCAACAAAGGTTTTTTGACGATAAAAGGAATCTCTAACCAGTCAGGAATGTCTCGATTTGAATGGGAAAAAGAGATCTCAATTGATGAAGCTGAAAAATTATTGCTTTTATGTGAAGCTGGCGTAATCGACAAAACCCGATTTGAAGTCAAAGCGGGTGGTCATATTATTGAAATTGATGAATTTTATGGGAAAAATGAAGGCCTTGTGATGGCTGAAATTGAGCTGAAATCGGAAACCGAATCCTTTGAAAAACCTATATGGCTCGGTGAAGAAGTTACGAATGACAAAAGGTATTATAATGCTTACCTTAGCAATAATCCTTTTATGAATTGGTGA